In a single window of the Candidatus Hydrothermales bacterium genome:
- a CDS encoding KamA family radical SAM protein — protein sequence METKREEKNKETLRGEEPPPLAALSVDTEEKYFWQRYPLYRDIPPEVFYDWKWQIKNLIRTPEKLFEAFPFLSEKEKREIRLVARSYPILISPYYLSLIDPDNPDDPIRKQAIPTILEIKDKTGVRDPLEEEEDEAAPGLIHRYPDRALLITTNFCTTYCRHCTRKRLLGKGGTVRVYNEFNKVTDYLSKHPEINEIILSGGDPLTLPLLKLKFILDELSKVPTIQIVRIGSRVPVTLPMRLFDEELLKLLSSYDFLWLNTHFNHPNEITELSKKAVLNLLKCGIPVNNQTVLLKGVNDNVEIMRELLKGLLRIKVRPYYLFHCDPTKGVSHFRTSVYKGIEIMEALKGHISGLAIPTYVVDAPHGGGKIPIMPNYIISLSDNKIILRNYEGMIVSYSWNNEEKEENLNSFVKEGVYGLIKGEGKYLVPEGLNRIERRRSRK from the coding sequence ATGGAAACAAAAAGGGAGGAAAAAAATAAGGAAACTTTGAGGGGGGAAGAACCTCCCCCTTTAGCGGCTCTCTCAGTAGATACTGAGGAGAAATACTTTTGGCAGAGGTACCCCCTATATAGAGATATTCCCCCTGAAGTTTTCTACGATTGGAAATGGCAAATCAAAAATCTAATTAGAACACCCGAAAAGCTCTTTGAGGCCTTCCCCTTTCTAAGCGAAAAAGAAAAAAGAGAAATAAGATTAGTTGCAAGAAGCTATCCTATTCTTATTTCACCCTACTACCTTTCACTTATAGACCCTGATAATCCAGATGATCCAATAAGAAAGCAAGCTATACCCACAATTCTTGAGATTAAAGATAAAACGGGAGTAAGGGATCCCCTTGAAGAAGAGGAAGATGAAGCTGCCCCTGGACTTATCCATAGATATCCCGATAGGGCACTTTTAATTACCACAAACTTTTGCACAACTTACTGTAGACATTGTACACGAAAGAGATTACTTGGAAAAGGTGGAACTGTTAGGGTCTATAATGAGTTTAATAAAGTAACAGATTATTTAAGTAAACATCCCGAGATTAACGAAATTATACTTTCGGGTGGTGATCCATTGACACTACCTCTCCTTAAGTTAAAGTTTATTCTTGATGAACTAAGTAAAGTACCTACAATACAAATAGTCAGAATAGGTTCAAGAGTTCCTGTAACTCTTCCTATGAGACTCTTTGATGAGGAACTTTTAAAACTTCTTTCAAGTTATGATTTTCTGTGGCTCAACACTCACTTCAATCATCCAAATGAAATTACAGAACTTTCAAAAAAGGCAGTTTTAAATCTTTTAAAGTGCGGTATACCAGTAAATAACCAAACTGTTCTTTTAAAGGGAGTAAACGATAACGTGGAAATCATGAGAGAGCTTTTAAAAGGTCTACTAAGAATAAAGGTAAGACCCTATTATCTTTTCCACTGTGACCCTACAAAGGGTGTATCTCACTTTAGAACCTCAGTTTATAAAGGAATAGAAATAATGGAAGCTTTAAAGGGACATATTTCAGGACTTGCAATACCTACCTACGTTGTAGATGCACCCCACGGGGGAGGAAAAATCCCTATTATGCCAAACTACATCATATCACTCTCTGACAATAAAATTATTTTGCGAAATTATGAAGGTATGATAGTTTCCTACTCCTGGAATAACGAGGAAAAAGAGGAAAATCTAAACTCGTTCGTTAAGGAAGGGGTATACGGACTAATCAAGGGAGAGGGAAAGTATCTAGTTCCAGAGGGTTTAAATAGGATAGAAAGAAGGAGAAGTAGAAAGTAG
- a CDS encoding GNAT family N-acetyltransferase, whose protein sequence is MKLEELKVKKISNEHRHFVEDIVNKTQDFSEKDKKTCLNVFDGIEKGEYEGLGVFKGEKLTGFILFTENSLADSVIELLWIAVDPDFYGKGVAQILWDEFFKEVKKRNARLIVLETQPRHKRARAFYRKIGFEKEAEIRDFYAEGEPKEIWVKRI, encoded by the coding sequence GTGAAATTAGAGGAATTAAAAGTAAAAAAGATTTCTAATGAACATAGGCATTTTGTTGAAGACATAGTTAATAAAACTCAAGATTTTTCGGAAAAAGATAAAAAAACATGTCTCAATGTTTTTGATGGAATAGAAAAGGGTGAGTATGAGGGGTTAGGAGTATTCAAAGGTGAGAAGCTCACAGGATTTATACTATTTACAGAGAATTCTCTTGCAGACTCTGTTATTGAACTTTTATGGATAGCAGTTGATCCAGATTTTTATGGAAAGGGTGTAGCACAAATCCTCTGGGATGAATTTTTTAAAGAGGTTAAAAAGAGAAACGCAAGATTGATTGTCTTAGAAACTCAACCCAGACATAAAAGGGCTAGGGCATTTTATAGGAAAATCGGATTTGAAAAGGAAGCGGAAATTAGAGATTTTTATGCAGAGGGGGAACCTAAAGAGATCTGGGTAAAAAGAATTTAG
- a CDS encoding AIR carboxylase family protein, whose protein sequence is MKAVIIMGSKADYDHAIKIFDKLKGFGIECVLRVASAHKTPLKVLEILKEYEDQDVVFITVAGRSNALSGFVDANTTKPCIAAPPYSDKFSGADIFSSLRMPSGVAPLTVLEPEGAALAYLKNNGYER, encoded by the coding sequence ATGAAAGCCGTAATAATAATGGGTTCAAAGGCTGACTACGATCATGCAATAAAAATATTTGATAAATTAAAGGGGTTCGGCATAGAGTGTGTTCTAAGGGTTGCTTCGGCTCACAAAACCCCCCTGAAAGTCTTAGAAATCTTAAAAGAATACGAAGATCAAGATGTTGTATTTATTACTGTAGCAGGAAGAAGTAACGCATTAAGTGGATTTGTTGATGCTAACACAACAAAACCATGTATTGCTGCACCGCCTTATAGTGATAAGTTCAGCGGCGCCGATATATTTTCAAGCTTAAGAATGCCCTCTGGTGTAGCACCCCTGACAGTTCTTGAACCTGAGGGAGCTGCTCTAGCCTACCTTAAAAATAATGGCTATGAAAGATAA
- a CDS encoding D-alanine--D-alanine ligase, whose translation MKIGIAFDLKPKEVPSFLPEDIFEEFDSEQTIESIGKALKNLGFEVFYLGSGKAFIEKILVNKPDFVFNIAEGFGTRSREGHIPSICEVFNIPYSGSDPLALNVTLDKELCKRFAKSLNIRTPYFKVIKSKKDVKNFKFNKFPCVLKLKNEGSSIGLRLSSKVNSLEELKDKALELFELYNEEILVEKFIAGKEITVGIIGNKRIKFLGFMEIRPKKLELPNFLYSLEIKRNFREEVEYIVPPEIPGETLKEIKRYVLKLFRYLNLRDFARFDFRLDEDLKPYFLEINPLPGLNPETSDFPIMVYKSGLTYDEIIKMILYSAFERYGIKKK comes from the coding sequence ATGAAGATAGGAATCGCCTTTGATCTTAAACCTAAAGAAGTGCCTTCTTTTTTACCTGAGGATATCTTTGAGGAATTCGATTCAGAGCAAACTATTGAATCAATAGGAAAGGCTCTTAAAAATCTCGGATTTGAGGTCTTTTATCTTGGTAGTGGAAAAGCCTTTATCGAAAAAATCTTAGTAAATAAGCCTGATTTTGTGTTTAACATAGCTGAGGGTTTTGGTACAAGATCAAGAGAGGGACACATTCCCTCTATCTGTGAAGTTTTCAACATACCCTATTCTGGCTCTGATCCCTTAGCCCTGAACGTAACTCTTGATAAGGAACTTTGTAAGAGATTTGCCAAATCCCTAAACATTAGAACCCCTTACTTTAAGGTAATTAAAAGTAAAAAAGACGTTAAAAACTTTAAGTTTAATAAGTTCCCCTGTGTTTTAAAACTAAAAAACGAAGGATCTAGTATCGGTCTCAGGCTTTCATCAAAAGTAAACAGCTTAGAGGAGCTAAAAGATAAAGCTTTAGAACTTTTTGAACTTTATAATGAGGAAATCCTTGTAGAAAAATTCATCGCTGGAAAAGAGATTACAGTTGGAATTATAGGGAATAAAAGGATCAAATTTTTAGGTTTCATGGAAATAAGACCTAAAAAGCTTGAACTTCCTAATTTTCTCTACTCTCTTGAGATAAAGAGAAACTTTAGGGAAGAGGTAGAATATATTGTACCCCCTGAAATACCGGGGGAGACATTAAAGGAAATAAAAAGATACGTTCTTAAGTTATTTAGATATTTAAATTTAAGGGATTTTGCAAGATTTGATTTTAGATTAGATGAGGATTTAAAGCCATATTTTCTTGAGATTAATCCACTTCCAGGATTAAATCCTGAAACAAGTGATTTTCCTATAATGGTTTATAAAAGTGGACTTACTTACGATGAAATAATAAAAATGATACTATACAGTGCCTTTGAAAGATACGGTATTAAAAAAAAATAA
- a CDS encoding ATP-grasp domain-containing protein — MRVCILFNTSRYIGRPDIESVYDEVNMVKEALKQLSYDYFLLPVDRSYQWIDRLKERDFDVVFNLCEDFDGNPEGESWVAGILETLSIPYTGSPPTSLSICLDKIKAKILVSFHGIKTPSFFLPNSDNIKFLPLILKPIRCDASLHIEKKNVIYKVEDYFKFLEEVKNLNVEFFAEEYIDGREFNVSIFDDKVIGIGEVVFKTNPKVLTYSSKWNKKSKEYLLTPVIYPAKLDEDKKREIENLSLKVFKILEMRDYGRVDLRMDESGTVYFIEANPNPDVSYNSGFYRALKYAGISYANFVKRLIEKALTRSE; from the coding sequence ATGAGAGTTTGTATACTTTTTAATACCTCACGATATATCGGTAGACCTGATATAGAAAGTGTTTATGATGAGGTTAATATGGTTAAAGAAGCTCTAAAGCAATTGTCCTATGACTATTTTCTTCTTCCTGTCGACAGAAGCTATCAATGGATAGATAGGTTAAAGGAAAGGGATTTCGATGTTGTTTTTAATCTCTGTGAAGATTTTGATGGCAATCCAGAGGGGGAAAGTTGGGTTGCTGGAATTCTTGAAACACTTAGTATTCCATATACGGGCTCACCTCCAACAAGTCTATCTATCTGTTTGGATAAGATAAAAGCAAAAATCTTGGTTTCCTTTCACGGCATAAAAACTCCATCATTTTTTTTGCCCAATTCAGATAACATTAAATTCTTACCTCTAATTTTAAAACCTATAAGATGTGATGCAAGTCTACATATTGAGAAAAAAAATGTAATTTATAAAGTAGAAGATTACTTTAAATTTTTAGAGGAGGTAAAGAATTTAAATGTTGAGTTCTTTGCTGAAGAATACATAGATGGAAGAGAGTTTAATGTTTCTATCTTTGACGATAAAGTGATAGGAATAGGAGAGGTTGTCTTTAAAACAAATCCAAAAGTCTTAACTTATAGTTCAAAATGGAACAAAAAAAGCAAAGAGTACCTTTTAACTCCAGTCATTTATCCTGCAAAACTGGATGAGGACAAAAAGAGGGAAATTGAAAATCTTTCGCTTAAAGTTTTTAAAATACTTGAAATGAGAGACTACGGAAGAGTAGATCTAAGGATGGATGAAAGTGGTACAGTCTATTTTATTGAAGCAAACCCCAATCCGGATGTATCTTACAACTCTGGTTTCTATAGAGCCCTAAAATACGCTGGCATTTCTTACGCTAACTTTGTTAAAAGGCTAATTGAGAAGGCCTTGACAAGAAGCGAGTGA
- a CDS encoding helix-turn-helix domain-containing protein, whose amino-acid sequence MSFEKEIGEKIRKLRKADGITLSELALRSGITKSALSQIERGKITPTISTFKNILDALGLTFSEFFEKEEKGLLFKFSKLNYKYIEKENVKILLLTPFGGNKSFDILKVEIPPFTSTRPETPHEGEEGGFVLKGAVFFQLGKRRLKVLRGESYYFHPDKVHFFENRSKNKSALLIHIVSPPNIDIF is encoded by the coding sequence ATGTCTTTTGAAAAAGAAATTGGAGAGAAAATAAGAAAGTTAAGGAAGGCAGATGGAATTACTCTGAGTGAACTTGCCTTAAGATCTGGAATTACAAAGTCTGCACTTTCTCAAATTGAAAGAGGTAAAATAACTCCTACTATTTCAACTTTTAAAAACATACTTGATGCTTTAGGTCTAACTTTCTCTGAATTTTTTGAAAAAGAGGAAAAGGGTCTCCTATTTAAGTTTAGTAAACTAAACTATAAGTACATAGAGAAAGAGAACGTAAAAATATTGCTGTTAACACCCTTTGGAGGTAATAAGTCTTTTGATATATTAAAGGTTGAGATTCCTCCCTTTACTTCAACAAGACCTGAGACTCCTCATGAAGGAGAAGAAGGTGGATTTGTTTTGAAAGGTGCAGTTTTTTTTCAGTTAGGTAAAAGGAGATTAAAAGTGTTAAGAGGTGAAAGCTACTATTTTCATCCTGATAAGGTGCACTTTTTTGAAAATCGTTCAAAAAACAAATCTGCTCTTCTTATACATATAGTTTCTCCTCCAAACATTGATATATTCTGA
- a CDS encoding CDP-alcohol phosphatidyltransferase family protein, with protein sequence MILFKAHPDSKPKDGIISKRLNRYISSLFTKILIKTNVTPNKITLFFLFIFSSLLIISGIIKNIFLTGLFYQLASIFDGVDGEIARKKKLSSQGGALLDTVCDYIVDSIAAFSFGLSLTKYKISNTLILFTVSLTIATRLITQFIVKNTKGFKRHLVRDTRDIVVFVIFIFSILTEIFKNPYIMIFGLMLVNVWRWDNGIYRLYSFIKSEKF encoded by the coding sequence ATGATATTGTTTAAGGCACACCCAGACTCAAAACCAAAGGATGGAATAATTTCTAAACGTCTAAACAGGTACATATCCTCTCTTTTTACAAAAATTTTAATAAAAACAAACGTTACCCCTAACAAAATAACTCTTTTTTTCCTTTTTATATTTTCGAGTCTACTTATAATATCCGGAATTATTAAAAACATCTTTTTAACTGGCCTCTTTTATCAACTTGCATCAATTTTTGACGGTGTTGATGGAGAGATTGCAAGAAAGAAAAAATTAAGTTCACAAGGTGGAGCACTTTTAGATACTGTGTGTGATTATATAGTCGACTCTATTGCTGCTTTCTCTTTTGGTTTATCCCTTACTAAGTATAAAATAAGCAACACACTTATTCTCTTTACTGTTTCATTGACAATAGCAACTAGACTTATTACCCAATTCATAGTTAAAAATACAAAGGGTTTCAAAAGACATTTGGTAAGAGATACAAGAGATATTGTTGTTTTTGTCATATTTATTTTTTCCATCTTAACAGAGATCTTTAAAAATCCCTATATTATGATTTTTGGCTTAATGCTGGTAAATGTATGGAGATGGGACAATGGAATCTATAGATTATACTCTTTTATAAAAAGTGAAAAGTTCTAA
- a CDS encoding MFS transporter, whose protein sequence is MNVRKNLNISLVEGVVSGIHFGISNGVFITAFAVKIGALAHEVAFMSSLFNISFIFTFISIFFLSILKRPMIIAGVTGFISRGIWGIFLFEIFWNVKILFLIIFISGIFLNVSSTAWSFWFANILKKVEHGRGEYLGTRLGVITLFQSVSFFIVGLIFEKVGFKSLFLILFLLSILSLILYFFQDEIKIEEKFNLKTYLKEIITDRDFKVFITYIFIFNVLINVTAPMFGYYAVKYMKLRNFEIALWTVSMGLGSAIFQPFWGKFIEKISPRATLKINLFFITTIPLIWIIRPPWMWYFIYLDGFLSTFGWSGINLAHSYINLMLIKNPIYQIVFLTIGGTGSFIGNNIGGLFVKCFKSEELGIKFSFFLSSLFRFLIALYLPKFNVGKIIPTKKAMLFIVKYLLSKFLTR, encoded by the coding sequence ATGAATGTAAGGAAAAATTTAAATATTTCTCTTGTTGAAGGAGTTGTATCTGGTATTCATTTTGGAATATCTAATGGTGTTTTTATAACTGCCTTTGCTGTAAAAATAGGTGCTTTAGCTCATGAAGTTGCTTTTATGAGTTCTCTTTTTAATATCTCCTTTATTTTTACTTTTATTTCAATTTTCTTTCTTTCGATTTTAAAAAGACCTATGATCATTGCTGGAGTAACAGGTTTTATATCAAGGGGTATATGGGGCATTTTTCTCTTTGAAATTTTCTGGAATGTAAAAATTCTTTTTTTAATAATATTTATTTCAGGGATTTTTTTAAACGTTTCTTCTACAGCTTGGAGTTTTTGGTTTGCAAATATTTTGAAAAAAGTCGAACATGGAAGGGGCGAATACCTCGGAACAAGACTAGGCGTTATAACACTTTTTCAATCAGTCTCATTTTTTATTGTTGGTTTAATTTTTGAAAAAGTGGGCTTTAAATCTCTTTTTCTTATCCTTTTTTTACTTTCAATCCTCTCTTTAATTCTGTACTTTTTTCAGGATGAAATTAAGATAGAAGAAAAGTTCAATTTAAAAACCTATTTAAAAGAAATAATAACTGACAGGGATTTTAAAGTATTCATTACCTACATTTTTATTTTCAACGTTTTAATAAATGTAACAGCCCCCATGTTTGGTTACTATGCAGTCAAGTATATGAAGTTAAGGAATTTTGAGATAGCCCTATGGACTGTATCTATGGGACTTGGAAGTGCAATTTTCCAGCCCTTTTGGGGCAAGTTCATAGAAAAAATTTCTCCACGAGCTACCTTAAAAATAAATCTATTTTTCATCACAACTATTCCATTAATTTGGATAATAAGACCTCCTTGGATGTGGTACTTTATATACCTTGACGGCTTTTTAAGTACCTTTGGCTGGTCAGGAATAAATCTTGCTCACTCCTACATTAATTTGATGCTTATTAAAAACCCAATATACCAAATCGTCTTTCTCACTATTGGAGGAACGGGAAGTTTCATAGGAAATAACATTGGAGGCCTCTTTGTGAAGTGTTTTAAAAGCGAAGAATTGGGAATTAAATTTTCCTTTTTTCTCTCCTCTCTTTTCAGATTTCTTATTGCTCTTTACTTACCTAAATTCAATGTAGGAAAAATTATACCAACAAAAAAGGCAATGCTTTTTATCGTAAAGTATCTTCTGTCAAAATTTTTAACAAGATAA
- a CDS encoding AAA family ATPase: MSNSQFAIIMRGAPRAGKTAISKRLFENLKEKGVVLVQYDEIFKIKKKFEKNRIRFKIYYEIIKKLLKEGYSLILDYSFTYKKELSKVLKYIKKRGVKYRIYLLNPPFETLLERDRSSVEPKGEERLLEFYNSLLKNITPNSLIIDTSKLSEEESLKLILKDLEENDIV; encoded by the coding sequence ATGAGTAATTCTCAATTCGCCATTATTATGAGAGGTGCTCCAAGGGCAGGAAAAACCGCGATCTCTAAGAGGCTTTTTGAAAACCTCAAAGAAAAAGGAGTAGTACTTGTTCAATATGACGAGATCTTCAAAATTAAAAAAAAATTTGAAAAAAATAGAATAAGATTTAAAATTTACTATGAGATCATTAAAAAATTACTAAAAGAGGGGTACTCTCTTATTCTCGATTACTCATTTACATACAAAAAAGAGTTGTCTAAAGTTTTAAAATATATAAAAAAAAGGGGAGTAAAATATAGGATTTATCTTTTAAATCCGCCCTTTGAGACTCTATTAGAAAGAGATAGAAGTTCTGTTGAACCCAAGGGAGAGGAAAGACTTCTAGAATTTTATAACAGTTTACTAAAAAACATAACCCCAAACTCCTTAATAATTGATACATCTAAACTATCTGAAGAAGAATCTTTAAAATTAATATTAAAGGACTTAGAAGAAAATGATATTGTTTAA